The following are encoded together in the Adhaeribacter arboris genome:
- a CDS encoding T9SS type A sorting domain-containing protein — translation MTSVKGEVRDVLGRKIQSVAFLQKEKGLYTYQMDLTNIATGLYVVQVKDGEQVLVAKYVKQN, via the coding sequence CTGACTAGTGTTAAAGGCGAGGTACGAGATGTACTAGGGCGTAAAATTCAGTCGGTGGCGTTCCTCCAAAAAGAAAAGGGATTGTACACGTACCAAATGGATTTAACCAATATAGCCACGGGTCTTTACGTTGTACAGGTGAAAGATGGCGAGCAGGTGTTAGTAGCTAAGTATGTTAAGCAAAATTAA
- a CDS encoding ThuA domain-containing protein codes for MRFPIRCLLSYFLFWLLLLNPGLAQSRISWKNVSILVYTKNGKGYVHDNIPSAVAAMQKLAQQRGFKINVSDKPEVFTTENLKKYTLLLFPSTNNDVFDTDEQRLAFRKYMQAGGGFVGLHSVIGTERNWPWFKMMLGGSFVWHPPFQKLKIILIDPSQPSAQGLPKVWEKEDECYLMKDLYPGTHTFLAHDLNNLNPSEGEKIKSVAGPYTSLYPAAWYQKFDGGNIWITALGHAKTDYQDPLYLRHIWQGIEYVAGQVHKLDYAKAYATQHDEAVRY; via the coding sequence ATGCGCTTTCCGATCCGATGCCTCCTTAGTTACTTCTTATTCTGGTTGTTGCTTTTGAATCCGGGCCTTGCTCAATCCAGAATTTCCTGGAAAAATGTTTCCATATTGGTATACACTAAAAACGGTAAAGGCTACGTGCACGATAATATTCCGAGTGCCGTAGCAGCCATGCAAAAATTGGCGCAGCAGCGTGGTTTTAAAATTAATGTGAGCGACAAGCCCGAAGTTTTTACCACCGAAAATTTAAAAAAATATACCCTTTTACTTTTCCCGAGTACCAATAACGATGTATTTGATACGGACGAACAACGATTGGCTTTCCGGAAATACATGCAGGCGGGTGGCGGTTTTGTGGGGCTACACTCCGTAATTGGTACCGAACGTAATTGGCCTTGGTTTAAAATGATGCTGGGCGGATCATTTGTCTGGCACCCACCTTTTCAAAAATTGAAAATTATCTTGATTGATCCTTCTCAACCAAGTGCGCAAGGATTACCTAAAGTTTGGGAAAAAGAAGACGAATGTTATTTAATGAAGGATCTTTATCCTGGAACGCATACTTTTCTGGCCCACGATCTGAATAATTTAAATCCAAGTGAGGGCGAAAAAATAAAAAGTGTTGCCGGCCCCTATACCTCGCTTTACCCGGCTGCGTGGTACCAAAAATTCGACGGCGGAAATATCTGGATTACAGCTCTGGGCCACGCTAAAACCGATTACCAGGATCCCCTGTATCTCCGGCATATTTGGCAAGGCATAGAATACGTCGCCGGTCAGGTTCATAAATTAGATTACGCCAAAGCCTACGCCACTCAGCACGACGAAGCCGTGCGGTATTAA
- a CDS encoding putative oxidoreductase C-terminal domain-containing protein: MKKNPLTAFCVLISVFLLSCSGNKKETTKNESATNSSAVTSKIKLINLDPGHFHAALVQKSMYPNVNPQVHVFAPAGPDVDEYLKKINQYNGRVESPTEWQEEVYTGPDYLQKMLAAKPGNVVIMAGNNQKKTEYIKTSVEAGLHVLADKPMAINTANFNLLKEAFATAKKNKVLLYDIMTERYEITTMLQREFSQLAEVFGTLQKGTTAEPAITKESVHHYFKYVSGAPLIRPAWFFDVAQQGEGIVDVTTHLVDLVQWEAYPEQVIDYTKDIKVNTARHWQTKLTPSQFKKVTNLTSYPDYLQKSVVNDSLLGVYANGEINYQIKGTHAKVSVIWNYEAPEGAGDTHFSIMRGTKANLVIRQGKEQNYKPVLSIEPAPGADLKTFESALQSGLTQVQKKFPGVTIEKNGSNWTVTAPEKYHNGHEAHFGQVTEKYLQFLSTGTMPEWEVPNMIAKYYTTTQALELARKKK, encoded by the coding sequence ATGAAAAAAAATCCTTTAACCGCCTTTTGTGTCCTTATCTCCGTGTTCCTACTTTCTTGTTCCGGAAACAAAAAAGAAACTACCAAAAACGAATCGGCCACAAATAGCTCCGCAGTGACTAGCAAAATCAAATTAATTAACCTCGATCCAGGGCACTTTCACGCCGCTCTGGTGCAAAAGTCGATGTACCCGAACGTGAATCCGCAAGTGCACGTTTTTGCGCCCGCCGGACCAGATGTAGACGAATATTTAAAAAAAATTAACCAGTATAATGGCCGCGTAGAAAGTCCGACGGAGTGGCAGGAAGAAGTATATACCGGACCCGATTACCTACAGAAAATGCTGGCTGCCAAACCCGGTAATGTGGTAATAATGGCTGGTAATAACCAGAAAAAAACGGAGTACATTAAAACCTCTGTTGAGGCGGGTTTACATGTACTGGCCGATAAACCAATGGCCATTAATACGGCTAATTTTAACTTGCTGAAAGAAGCGTTTGCCACCGCCAAAAAAAATAAAGTTCTGCTTTACGATATTATGACGGAGCGCTACGAAATAACCACCATGCTGCAACGTGAATTCTCGCAGTTAGCGGAGGTTTTTGGTACGCTGCAAAAAGGAACAACTGCCGAACCCGCTATTACCAAAGAAAGCGTGCATCATTATTTTAAATACGTTTCCGGGGCGCCGCTTATCCGGCCGGCCTGGTTTTTTGATGTAGCCCAACAAGGCGAAGGAATTGTGGATGTAACTACTCACCTCGTAGATTTAGTGCAATGGGAGGCTTATCCGGAGCAGGTAATCGATTATACCAAGGACATTAAGGTAAACACCGCCCGGCATTGGCAAACCAAGCTAACTCCCAGCCAATTTAAAAAAGTAACGAATTTAACTTCTTACCCTGACTATCTGCAAAAATCGGTGGTAAACGATTCTTTACTGGGCGTTTATGCTAACGGTGAAATTAATTACCAAATAAAAGGTACCCACGCTAAAGTTTCCGTAATCTGGAACTATGAAGCGCCGGAAGGCGCTGGTGATACACATTTTTCTATTATGAGAGGTACCAAAGCGAATCTGGTAATCCGGCAGGGAAAAGAACAAAATTATAAACCAGTATTGTCCATCGAGCCCGCACCCGGAGCAGATTTAAAAACGTTTGAATCTGCTTTACAGAGTGGTTTAACGCAGGTACAGAAAAAATTTCCGGGAGTAACTATCGAAAAAAATGGTTCTAACTGGACGGTTACGGCTCCCGAAAAGTACCATAACGGCCACGAAGCCCACTTTGGCCAGGTTACCGAAAAATACCTGCAGTTTTTAAGTACCGGTACAATGCCGGAATGGGAAGTTCCGAACATGATTGCTAAATATTACACTACCACCCAAGCCTTAGAATTAGCCCGTAAAAAGAAATAA
- the hrpB gene encoding ATP-dependent helicase HrpB: MPFHPLTIDLPVREIIPEVKEQLTSRNTLIVQAPPGAGKSTLLPLTLLEENWLAGKKIIMLEPRRLAVRTIAERMAYLLEEEVGQTVGYRIRFENRVSAQTRIEVVTEGILTRMLHTDNALAGVGLIIFDEFHERSIHADVAMALSRESQRRQRPDLRLLIMSATLDMPTLAGLLNAPIVQSQGRQYPVELIYAPGDLDESLLPDLTARTVQRALREKAGDVLVFLPGEGDIKKVEGILRRQLPRDIMIHPLFGMLLPNKQYAAIMPDRNGKRKIVLATSIAETSLTIEGVAVVVDTGFGKTSRFDPNSGLSRLETIRISKDAADQRAGRAGRLGPGTCYRLWTEVTHARLAPHRTPEILEADLANLVLDLAQWGIMDVNQLTWLSLPPKATLLQATETLHQLHALEHGRITEHGKKMHALPTHPRIAHMLLAAEETNQLALATDIAAILEERDPLPRDSGIDINLRMEALRRYRQENVGGKALKKIEKIAAQYRRMFEITPENGSVDPYETGVLLAHCYPERIACARPGNNAQFQLANGNYAQAGHRDDLAHDPWLAVANLDARQGMGKIFLASPLNPKDLAPLVKKQETITWDTTDGELTASLDLRIGSIVLQRKPLPTPDEKYRPSAISEALKREGEHLLNFTEAVIQWQNRVLSLRKWRPQESWPDVSTPTLLMTNWEWLRPSLQDIEVPEELFQIDLLSILQQFLTPAMQVRQEALAPSEITLPDGSTMELQYFANGNPPVLEIRLQDVLEWSNKPVVDEGEMPVELHLLTPDFKLLATVTDLAKFWQENYPSLKPELEKKFSKVNWPTK, translated from the coding sequence TTGCCTTTCCACCCACTCACCATCGATTTACCCGTGCGGGAAATAATCCCGGAAGTAAAAGAACAACTCACCTCCCGGAACACCTTGATTGTACAGGCCCCGCCGGGAGCTGGTAAAAGTACCTTGTTGCCACTAACTTTATTAGAGGAGAACTGGCTGGCCGGTAAAAAAATAATTATGCTCGAGCCCCGGCGCTTGGCCGTTCGTACCATTGCCGAACGGATGGCTTACTTGTTAGAGGAAGAAGTAGGGCAAACCGTGGGTTACCGCATCCGCTTCGAGAACCGCGTTTCTGCCCAAACCCGCATTGAAGTAGTAACCGAAGGCATTCTGACCCGCATGCTCCATACGGATAATGCTCTAGCAGGAGTTGGATTAATTATTTTTGATGAATTTCACGAACGCAGTATTCACGCCGATGTGGCAATGGCTTTGAGCCGCGAATCGCAGCGAAGGCAACGGCCTGATTTACGCTTGCTGATTATGTCGGCTACGCTGGATATGCCTACCCTGGCGGGTTTGCTGAACGCCCCCATCGTGCAAAGCCAGGGAAGGCAATACCCCGTTGAACTAATTTACGCCCCCGGCGACCTGGACGAATCGCTGTTGCCTGACCTTACGGCCCGAACCGTGCAACGTGCCCTTCGCGAAAAAGCTGGCGACGTGCTGGTGTTCTTGCCCGGCGAAGGGGATATCAAAAAAGTAGAAGGTATTTTGCGCCGGCAATTGCCCCGGGATATTATGATTCACCCGTTGTTTGGCATGTTGCTCCCCAATAAACAATACGCCGCTATAATGCCCGACCGCAATGGCAAACGTAAAATAGTGCTGGCTACAAGTATTGCTGAAACCAGCTTAACTATTGAAGGCGTTGCGGTAGTGGTAGATACCGGCTTTGGCAAAACTTCCCGCTTCGACCCCAACTCCGGCTTATCCCGCCTTGAAACTATTCGCATCAGCAAAGACGCCGCTGACCAACGGGCCGGCCGGGCCGGAAGGCTTGGTCCCGGTACTTGTTACCGGCTCTGGACAGAAGTTACCCATGCCCGCCTGGCTCCACATCGCACTCCCGAAATTCTGGAAGCCGACCTGGCCAATTTGGTGCTGGACCTGGCCCAATGGGGAATTATGGATGTTAACCAGCTTACCTGGCTGAGTCTGCCGCCCAAAGCCACTTTGCTGCAAGCTACAGAAACCCTGCACCAGCTTCATGCCCTGGAGCACGGCCGCATTACTGAGCACGGTAAAAAAATGCACGCCCTGCCTACCCACCCGCGCATTGCCCACATGTTGCTCGCCGCCGAAGAAACCAACCAGTTGGCACTAGCTACGGATATTGCCGCTATCCTGGAAGAGCGCGACCCGCTGCCTCGCGATTCTGGAATCGATATAAATTTAAGAATGGAAGCTTTGCGGCGCTATCGTCAGGAAAATGTAGGCGGCAAAGCTCTGAAAAAAATAGAAAAAATAGCGGCCCAATATCGTCGGATGTTCGAGATAACTCCTGAAAATGGCTCCGTAGACCCCTACGAAACCGGGGTATTGTTGGCGCATTGCTACCCGGAGCGCATTGCTTGCGCCCGCCCCGGCAACAATGCGCAGTTCCAATTGGCCAACGGTAACTATGCCCAAGCCGGTCACCGCGACGATCTCGCGCACGATCCGTGGCTGGCCGTTGCTAACCTGGATGCCCGGCAGGGTATGGGTAAAATATTCCTGGCCTCGCCGCTCAACCCCAAAGATCTGGCCCCACTCGTGAAAAAACAGGAAACTATTACTTGGGATACTACTGATGGCGAACTTACCGCTTCCTTGGATTTACGTATTGGTTCCATTGTACTGCAACGCAAACCCCTACCTACCCCTGACGAGAAATACCGCCCTAGTGCTATTTCGGAAGCCTTAAAACGGGAAGGAGAACACTTGCTCAACTTTACCGAGGCCGTAATACAATGGCAAAACCGCGTACTAAGCCTCCGCAAATGGCGGCCCCAAGAAAGTTGGCCCGACGTTAGTACCCCAACTTTGCTCATGACGAACTGGGAATGGCTGCGGCCTTCTTTACAGGATATAGAAGTACCCGAGGAGTTATTTCAAATTGACCTGTTGTCCATTCTGCAACAATTCTTAACTCCTGCCATGCAAGTTCGCCAGGAAGCTTTGGCCCCGTCCGAAATTACTTTACCAGATGGCTCTACCATGGAGTTGCAATACTTTGCTAACGGCAATCCACCGGTACTGGAAATCCGCTTACAAGATGTGTTAGAATGGTCAAACAAGCCAGTAGTAGATGAAGGGGAAATGCCAGTAGAGTTACATTTACTTACGCCGGATTTCAAGTTGCTAGCAACCGTAACCGATTTAGCAAAGTTTTGGCAGGAGAACTACCCGAGTTTGAAGCCTGAATTGGAGAAGAAATTTTCTAAGGTAAATTGGCCAACAAAGTAG
- a CDS encoding MbnP family protein, which yields MQNLLSKYTASVALAFISLCTPSCKEDPDTTPALPGQVTLEFDNVVGDAALSLDDQEYTNANGDKFKVSMFKYYISNLIFKKADGTEYKQPESYYLIDESTPNSKLVTIKDIPAGEYTGLTFTIGVDSVRNVSGAQTGALDTANGMFWTWKSGYVFVKLEGTSPQSQNGGLVFHIGGFQKPNNTIRTVSPSLNGNKLLVEGGKNPEVHMKVNVLKMFQGVNTIKFAELATTMGGENSVKVADNYVNMFTVDHIHP from the coding sequence ATGCAAAACTTACTTTCCAAATATACTGCCTCTGTGGCCCTTGCTTTTATTTCTTTATGCACGCCTTCCTGCAAAGAAGATCCGGATACAACTCCGGCCTTGCCCGGCCAGGTTACCCTAGAATTTGATAATGTGGTGGGAGATGCGGCTTTATCACTCGATGATCAGGAATATACCAATGCCAACGGCGACAAGTTTAAAGTTTCCATGTTTAAGTACTACATCAGCAATTTAATTTTTAAAAAAGCGGATGGTACCGAATATAAACAGCCGGAAAGTTATTATTTGATTGATGAAAGTACGCCTAATTCTAAGCTGGTTACTATAAAAGACATACCCGCCGGCGAATATACCGGCCTTACCTTTACCATTGGCGTGGACAGCGTTCGCAATGTTTCGGGAGCGCAAACGGGTGCATTAGATACGGCTAACGGCATGTTCTGGACCTGGAAAAGCGGTTATGTTTTTGTAAAATTAGAAGGTACTTCGCCGCAATCTCAAAACGGCGGACTTGTATTTCATATTGGCGGTTTTCAAAAACCAAATAATACCATTCGTACCGTTTCTCCTTCTTTAAACGGCAATAAACTACTAGTAGAAGGCGGTAAAAATCCGGAAGTGCACATGAAAGTAAACGTGCTGAAGATGTTCCAGGGCGTAAACACTATTAAATTTGCGGAACTAGCCACCACTATGGGCGGTGAGAATTCGGTGAAAGTAGCCGACAATTACGTCAATATGTTTACGGTTGATCATATTCATCCTTAA
- a CDS encoding thiol protease/hemagglutinin PrtT: MKKIYLFALIGCFSWFSSAAKHVPAEDALRVASNFFSQVAPVASNGKSQQTLSLVHREISKQNNSHSRQTPFTFYYVFAAPANGGMVFISADDNVTPVLGYTRSGTFNPAKMPVNLVKWLEGYKNEIRVAAQQKTTNEKIKRTWKALQEGTSPLARTHSTLAESVDPLISTTWDQSPYYNELCPYDNDANERAVTGCVATAMAQIMRYWKYPAQGSGFHSYNHEKYGTLSANFSNSVYDWENMPNSINGSNTAIATLMRDVGISVDMSYGTGSTGGSSAYVISASSQGEHCSEFALKTYFGYAEVRGVQRRDYSDSEWIDLLKTELDKAQPILFAGFGSGGGHAFVCDGYDQNDLFHMNWGWSGYYDGFFAISALNPDGQGTGGGTGSYNSNQQALINIKAPNQNPDQQTADLELYDDVTISTPVISFGHTFTVHTDIINNGNGTFTGDYGAAAFDENGNFIDFIKTYPKESLESGYHYTEGIDFKTDGMVSLLPGVYNLYIFSRIEGGQWEQLKGGNAYSDHVTLEVINQNNLNLYEEVAVQKPNELYQGKKITVSTFIQNAGNTSFNGIIALNLYDLEGNFKFEIGQKQVDQLCKNCKTGEVVFKNDNLDVEPGTYLMAVLHYTDADGWRITGSEDYVNPIRVVVQAAPIGGDKYEDNNTVIDATPLALNFIGNTARVTTPEANIHVGTDYDYYKITLPAGRKYEISTRVNDSYESNDGKTYTNDVLFSLSDDGENWTDAYDQEMGAVEVEGGKTIYAFLSPYFQGETGTYLLEMTVKQLTPTGTKDDYEELAVQAYPNPTSGLLHLHEKKEYTRYELTNLTGKAVLTIPKGTTQVDLSSLPNGIYLLRTLTKTGYQVQKIVKQ, translated from the coding sequence ATGAAAAAAATTTACTTATTCGCTCTGATCGGCTGTTTTAGCTGGTTTAGCAGCGCAGCTAAACACGTACCCGCCGAAGATGCCTTACGGGTGGCTTCCAACTTTTTCTCCCAGGTGGCTCCCGTTGCCAGCAACGGCAAAAGCCAGCAAACCTTAAGCTTGGTTCACCGGGAAATATCGAAACAAAACAACTCCCATTCCCGCCAGACTCCTTTTACCTTTTACTACGTCTTTGCTGCTCCCGCTAACGGAGGTATGGTTTTTATTTCGGCGGATGATAATGTAACTCCGGTGTTGGGTTACACCCGCTCGGGTACTTTTAACCCGGCCAAAATGCCCGTTAACTTAGTAAAATGGCTGGAAGGATATAAAAACGAAATCCGGGTGGCAGCCCAGCAAAAAACCACCAACGAAAAAATTAAACGTACCTGGAAAGCTTTACAGGAAGGTACTTCCCCTTTGGCGCGCACCCATTCTACCTTAGCCGAATCGGTAGATCCGTTAATTTCCACCACCTGGGATCAATCTCCTTATTACAACGAGCTTTGTCCGTACGATAACGATGCCAATGAACGTGCCGTTACGGGATGTGTGGCTACGGCTATGGCGCAAATTATGCGTTACTGGAAGTATCCCGCCCAAGGCAGCGGTTTCCACTCGTATAATCACGAAAAATACGGGACACTTTCGGCTAACTTTAGCAACTCGGTTTACGACTGGGAGAACATGCCCAATAGCATAAATGGATCCAATACTGCTATTGCTACTTTAATGCGCGACGTAGGTATTAGCGTGGACATGAGTTACGGTACAGGCTCTACCGGTGGTAGCAGTGCTTACGTTATTTCGGCCTCCAGCCAGGGCGAGCATTGCTCCGAATTTGCCCTTAAAACCTATTTTGGCTACGCAGAAGTAAGAGGCGTACAACGGCGCGATTATTCTGATTCAGAATGGATTGATCTTTTGAAAACAGAACTGGATAAAGCACAACCCATTTTATTTGCCGGATTTGGTAGTGGCGGCGGGCACGCTTTTGTGTGTGACGGCTACGATCAAAACGATTTGTTTCACATGAACTGGGGCTGGAGCGGCTACTACGATGGTTTTTTTGCGATTTCGGCTTTGAACCCCGATGGCCAGGGCACCGGCGGCGGAACCGGTAGTTATAACAGTAACCAGCAAGCTTTAATTAACATTAAAGCTCCTAACCAAAACCCCGATCAGCAAACCGCAGATTTAGAATTATACGACGACGTAACCATTAGTACTCCGGTAATAAGCTTCGGGCATACCTTTACGGTTCATACGGATATTATCAACAACGGCAATGGTACTTTTACCGGCGATTACGGCGCCGCTGCCTTCGACGAGAATGGTAATTTTATTGATTTTATTAAAACGTATCCGAAAGAAAGCTTGGAAAGCGGGTACCATTATACCGAAGGCATTGATTTCAAAACGGACGGTATGGTGTCGTTATTACCAGGAGTGTACAACCTCTATATTTTTAGTAGAATAGAAGGCGGCCAATGGGAACAGTTAAAAGGCGGCAATGCCTACTCCGACCACGTAACGCTGGAAGTTATCAACCAAAACAATTTAAATTTATACGAAGAGGTAGCGGTGCAAAAACCCAATGAATTGTACCAGGGCAAAAAAATAACGGTAAGTACCTTTATCCAAAATGCGGGGAACACTTCCTTCAACGGAATAATAGCACTAAACCTTTATGATCTCGAAGGTAATTTTAAGTTTGAAATCGGGCAAAAACAAGTAGATCAGTTATGCAAAAACTGCAAAACCGGCGAGGTGGTATTTAAGAACGATAATCTAGACGTAGAACCCGGCACCTACCTGATGGCCGTATTGCATTATACGGATGCGGATGGCTGGCGCATAACCGGCTCCGAAGATTACGTGAACCCGATTCGAGTGGTAGTGCAGGCCGCTCCCATTGGCGGGGATAAATACGAAGATAATAATACCGTAATTGATGCGACTCCCTTAGCTTTGAATTTTATTGGCAATACTGCCCGGGTAACTACGCCCGAAGCCAACATTCACGTGGGTACGGATTACGATTATTATAAAATAACTTTACCGGCTGGCCGTAAATACGAAATCAGTACCCGGGTAAACGACTCTTACGAATCCAACGACGGCAAAACCTACACCAACGATGTGCTGTTCTCGCTTTCAGATGATGGAGAAAACTGGACCGATGCCTACGATCAGGAAATGGGGGCCGTGGAAGTAGAAGGTGGTAAAACCATCTATGCTTTCCTATCGCCTTACTTCCAGGGTGAAACGGGTACCTACTTGCTGGAAATGACCGTAAAACAATTAACGCCCACCGGTACCAAAGACGACTACGAAGAACTGGCGGTACAGGCATATCCGAACCCTACCTCCGGCCTGCTCCACCTGCACGAAAAGAAAGAATATACCCGTTATGAGTTAACCAACTTAACCGGCAAGGCCGTCCTGACTATTCCGAAAGGCACAACTCAGGTAGATCTTTCTTCTTTACCCAACGGTATTTACCTGCTCCGTACTCTTACAAAAACCGGCTACCAGGTACAAAAAATTGTGAAGCAATGA
- a CDS encoding cytochrome-c peroxidase, which translates to MKQLYLLFLFIYLLCLACSSPEDKKEEVPTPVPTPFQLQFSDRFQPPAIPEDNPLTVEGVNLGRRLFYEKKLSGNNTMSCGSCHQQKLAFTDGQAFSTGIDGQQTTRSAMSLVNLAWNKTFNWAGEANSLEAQARIPIENPLEMHQNLDEAGRELQNTATYPRLFQKAFGTSTITSDLMLKALGQFTRTLISTNSSYDKYRAGEASLSVEELEGMQLFFTHPDPSRKLRGGNCGDCHGSDFFTLQQFHNNGLDVDFTDKGRGAVTGKATDNGRFKAPSLRNIAVTAPYMHDGRLKTLEEVLDHYNEHIQSASPNLDPLIIEASNKVGGKALELTPDEKAKIIKFLHTLTDESFLKDERFSEITTP; encoded by the coding sequence GTGAAACAACTTTACCTTCTTTTTTTATTCATCTACTTACTTTGTCTGGCTTGTTCTTCACCCGAGGATAAAAAAGAGGAGGTGCCTACGCCCGTTCCTACGCCTTTTCAACTTCAATTTTCCGATCGTTTTCAACCACCTGCTATCCCCGAAGATAATCCTTTAACCGTTGAAGGCGTGAACCTGGGGCGCCGTTTATTTTACGAAAAGAAGCTTTCGGGCAATAATACCATGTCCTGCGGGAGTTGCCACCAGCAAAAATTGGCTTTTACCGATGGACAAGCTTTTAGTACCGGTATAGATGGTCAACAAACTACTCGCAGTGCTATGAGTTTGGTAAATCTGGCCTGGAATAAAACCTTTAACTGGGCTGGTGAAGCTAACTCTTTAGAAGCGCAGGCTCGCATTCCGATTGAAAACCCACTGGAAATGCACCAAAACCTGGACGAAGCCGGGCGGGAATTACAAAATACGGCCACTTATCCCCGCCTTTTTCAAAAAGCATTTGGCACGAGTACCATCACCTCCGATTTAATGCTGAAAGCCTTGGGCCAGTTTACCCGCACGCTTATTTCTACCAATTCGAGTTACGATAAGTACCGGGCCGGGGAGGCTTCGCTTTCCGTAGAAGAATTGGAAGGCATGCAATTGTTTTTTACCCATCCGGACCCTAGCCGTAAATTACGGGGCGGTAATTGCGGTGACTGCCACGGCAGCGATTTTTTTACCTTGCAACAATTTCATAATAACGGCTTGGACGTTGATTTTACCGATAAGGGTAGGGGAGCAGTTACCGGAAAAGCAACGGATAATGGTAGATTTAAAGCGCCTTCTCTCCGGAATATTGCGGTAACGGCGCCTTACATGCACGATGGCCGTTTAAAGACCTTAGAAGAAGTACTGGATCATTATAATGAACATATTCAAAGTGCCAGCCCGAACCTGGATCCTTTAATTATAGAAGCTTCCAATAAAGTGGGCGGGAAAGCCTTGGAACTTACGCCCGACGAAAAAGCAAAAATTATTAAATTTTTACATACTTTAACCGATGAATCGTTCTTAAAAGACGAGCGTTTCTCGGAAATTACTACTCCTTAA
- a CDS encoding Gfo/Idh/MocA family protein: MVNNNSFNPSRRSFLKKAVAGTVTSSLAVAGFPTIVPASVFGKNAPSNQINIGAIGTGRISRDHDMPGIWKHEQARIMAVCDLDQKRANEAKDLVNAFYSKKTNKLYDGVKGYFDHLELLQNKDIDAVVISTPDHQHAYIGIHAVEAGKDVYLQKPASLTIAEGRALSNAVHRSGQILQIGSQQRSSAQFRYAAELVRNGRIGQLKTVLVGLPGDPAGEEEPEMPVPKNLNYDAWLGSTPYMYYTEKRVHPQNDYSRPGWLRCEQFGAGMITGWGSHHVDCAHWAMDTEYTGPVEVGGWAEYPTKGLWDVHGKFRTEALYANGVKMIVSNDLPNGIRYEGTDGWIFVTRGDYAVTASDPVAKKSGTKALETSNPKLLTSKIGPSEIHLTESSDHHENWLESIKLRKQPIAPIEIGHRSCSTCLIHQIAMKLKRKVYWDPMKEKFKNDDEANSMLSRPQRYPYLVG; encoded by the coding sequence ATGGTAAATAATAATTCGTTTAATCCTTCGCGGCGGAGCTTCTTAAAAAAAGCGGTAGCCGGAACCGTTACCTCCAGCTTGGCGGTAGCCGGATTCCCGACCATTGTGCCGGCCTCGGTATTTGGTAAAAACGCACCTAGTAATCAAATTAACATCGGGGCAATTGGTACCGGCCGTATTTCCCGCGATCACGACATGCCTGGCATTTGGAAGCACGAACAAGCCCGTATAATGGCCGTTTGTGACCTCGATCAAAAAAGGGCGAATGAAGCTAAAGATTTGGTAAATGCTTTTTACAGTAAAAAAACAAATAAACTCTACGATGGGGTTAAAGGTTACTTTGATCATTTAGAGCTGTTACAAAATAAAGATATTGATGCGGTGGTAATTAGTACTCCCGATCACCAGCACGCCTATATTGGCATCCACGCCGTGGAAGCGGGTAAAGATGTGTACCTGCAAAAACCGGCTTCACTCACCATTGCCGAAGGGCGGGCGCTTAGCAATGCCGTACACCGCTCGGGCCAGATTTTGCAAATCGGGAGCCAGCAACGTTCCTCCGCCCAATTCCGTTACGCCGCCGAGTTGGTACGCAATGGTCGTATCGGCCAATTAAAAACGGTATTGGTTGGTTTACCCGGCGACCCGGCCGGAGAAGAAGAACCAGAAATGCCGGTTCCTAAAAATCTAAATTATGATGCCTGGTTGGGTTCTACGCCCTACATGTATTATACCGAAAAACGCGTTCATCCGCAAAATGATTACAGCCGGCCCGGTTGGCTGCGTTGCGAACAATTTGGCGCGGGTATGATTACGGGTTGGGGTTCGCACCACGTAGATTGCGCACATTGGGCCATGGATACCGAATATACCGGCCCGGTAGAAGTAGGGGGCTGGGCCGAATACCCGACCAAAGGTTTATGGGACGTACACGGTAAATTCCGTACCGAAGCGCTTTATGCCAACGGTGTGAAAATGATTGTGAGTAATGATTTACCAAACGGTATTCGTTACGAAGGCACGGATGGTTGGATATTTGTTACCCGCGGCGATTATGCCGTAACCGCCAGCGATCCGGTAGCTAAAAAATCCGGCACAAAAGCCCTGGAAACCAGTAATCCTAAACTTTTAACTTCTAAAATCGGACCCTCCGAAATTCATCTTACCGAAAGCAGTGACCATCATGAAAACTGGTTAGAATCCATAAAATTGCGTAAGCAGCCCATTGCGCCCATAGAAATTGGTCACCGCTCTTGCTCTACCTGCCTGATCCACCAGATTGCTATGAAGTTGAAGCGAAAAGTATACTGGGATCCAATGAAAGAAAAATTTAAAAACGACGACGAAGCCAACAGCATGCTTTCCCGCCCCCAACGCTACCCGTATTTAGTAGGTTGA